One genomic segment of Salinigranum rubrum includes these proteins:
- a CDS encoding oligosaccharyl transferase, archaeosortase A system-associated yields MSQRSERAEDDGQSVLDIFEDWFHVPALLVVMVLMVAIRLQELDSFTRDGTVYFSGNDAWYHLREVNYTVRHWPTTMPFDPWTNFPYGTSVGQFGTLYDQLVATAALVVGLGAPSESVVSMTLLVAPAVFGALAVVPTYYLGERLGGRIGGLFGVVVLALLPGTFLQRTLVGFADHNGAEPFFQALAVLGIVVALAVAEREMPVWELVTTRDWDALRRPTLYAALGGVALAVYMWVWPPGVLLVGVLGLFTLVKLTSTVVAGKTPDPVAFAVAVVGAVAGVLMLLQLDTGGLATTQFSLLQPLAAFSVALAAVFLAFLARQWEHRDLDLSLYPVAVLGIVVVGVGVAAVVAPSVLGFVQTQLLRIVGFSQGATARTIGEAQPFLSPNLLQQQGVDATGRILIEYGFTLFTAVVATVWLLAKPLVDEGETRELAFLGGSLVVVALVFLVPNLFGAIGGVVGLNEQVTSLLVVSALIVGAALLADYDSERTFIVIWAAFITAAAFTQIRFNYYLAVVVAVMNAFLVGELLRYIDLRSVPDSLSDVKSWQVLTVIVVVMLVLAPVLVVPLNVRNTGNPSFDSSDTAWQAAQSNGPGNVVQWDGSLQWMERETPAEGTFGGASNEMDYYGTYERTDDFSYPEGSYGVQSWWDYGHWITLRSERIPNANPFQEGATEAANYLLAPSEEQAEEVLARQSEEGNETRFVMVDWQMASPNSKFGAPIVFYDDSNVSRGDFFEPMYTSNFQASVTVRDQRYYESQMVRLYHYHGSAVEPRPVVVDWENRQAQTTGGETVSVRTFPSNRTNAVREFQNMSTARAYVEQDGSAQIGGVGAIPEERVPALEHYRLVRTSSSSAFSVSSYQREFLIAQQLTGFPATQMFVTNPSWLKTFERVPGARVEGSGAPPNTTVTAEVDMRAPNGNYTFTYRQQARTNADGEFTMTLPYSTTGYDQYGPENGYTNVSVRAMGPYNISTGGTLVEINGSAGVEEYRTTADVSEGRVNGDQSGPIEVTLERQTSELTFSDTDSEDAPTDASASGDSASASSSADDSASDDTASTDGSADVAVRSSRLDSTAADNGVARVGVS; encoded by the coding sequence ATGAGTCAGCGTAGCGAGCGTGCCGAGGACGACGGGCAGTCCGTCCTCGACATCTTCGAAGACTGGTTCCACGTCCCCGCGCTCCTGGTGGTGATGGTTCTCATGGTGGCGATTCGCCTCCAGGAACTCGACTCGTTCACACGCGATGGAACGGTCTACTTCTCCGGTAACGACGCATGGTATCACCTCCGCGAGGTGAACTACACGGTCCGTCACTGGCCGACGACGATGCCGTTCGACCCCTGGACGAACTTCCCGTACGGGACGAGCGTCGGGCAGTTCGGGACGCTGTACGACCAACTCGTCGCGACGGCCGCGCTCGTCGTCGGCCTCGGCGCGCCGAGCGAGTCGGTCGTCTCGATGACCCTCCTCGTCGCGCCGGCGGTGTTCGGCGCCCTCGCGGTCGTCCCCACCTACTATCTCGGCGAGCGCCTCGGCGGCCGCATCGGCGGGCTCTTCGGCGTGGTTGTCCTCGCGCTCCTCCCCGGGACGTTCCTCCAGCGGACGCTCGTCGGCTTCGCCGACCACAACGGTGCCGAGCCGTTCTTCCAGGCGCTCGCGGTGCTCGGCATCGTCGTCGCCCTCGCGGTCGCCGAGCGCGAGATGCCCGTCTGGGAACTCGTGACGACCCGCGACTGGGACGCGCTCCGACGCCCGACGCTGTACGCCGCCCTGGGTGGCGTCGCGCTCGCCGTCTACATGTGGGTGTGGCCGCCGGGCGTCCTGCTCGTCGGGGTCCTCGGCCTGTTCACGCTGGTCAAACTGACGAGCACCGTCGTCGCGGGGAAGACGCCCGACCCGGTCGCGTTCGCGGTGGCCGTCGTCGGCGCCGTGGCGGGCGTGTTGATGCTTCTTCAGCTCGACACCGGTGGACTGGCGACCACGCAGTTCTCGCTGCTCCAGCCGCTCGCGGCGTTCAGCGTCGCTCTCGCCGCCGTGTTCCTCGCGTTCTTGGCCCGACAGTGGGAGCACCGTGACCTCGACCTGTCGCTGTACCCCGTCGCCGTCCTCGGCATCGTCGTCGTCGGCGTCGGTGTCGCCGCGGTGGTGGCTCCGTCCGTGCTCGGCTTCGTCCAGACGCAACTCCTCCGTATCGTCGGGTTCTCACAGGGTGCGACGGCCCGAACCATCGGCGAGGCACAGCCGTTCTTGAGCCCGAACCTCCTCCAGCAACAGGGCGTCGACGCGACCGGCCGCATCCTCATCGAGTACGGCTTCACCCTCTTTACGGCCGTCGTGGCCACGGTCTGGCTGCTCGCGAAACCGCTGGTCGACGAGGGCGAGACGCGCGAACTCGCGTTCCTCGGCGGGTCGCTCGTCGTCGTCGCGCTGGTCTTCCTCGTTCCGAACCTCTTCGGCGCCATCGGCGGCGTCGTCGGGCTGAACGAACAGGTCACGAGCCTCCTCGTCGTGTCGGCGCTCATCGTCGGCGCGGCGCTGCTGGCCGACTACGACTCCGAACGCACGTTCATCGTCATCTGGGCCGCGTTCATCACGGCCGCCGCGTTCACCCAGATTCGCTTCAACTACTACCTCGCCGTTGTCGTCGCGGTGATGAACGCCTTCCTGGTCGGGGAACTCCTGCGGTACATCGACCTTCGGTCGGTTCCCGACTCGTTGTCGGACGTCAAGTCGTGGCAGGTCCTCACCGTCATCGTCGTCGTCATGCTGGTGCTCGCACCGGTGCTCGTCGTCCCGCTGAACGTGCGAAACACGGGGAACCCGTCGTTCGACAGCAGCGATACGGCCTGGCAGGCCGCGCAGTCGAACGGCCCCGGAAACGTCGTCCAGTGGGACGGCAGCCTCCAGTGGATGGAGCGCGAGACGCCCGCCGAAGGGACGTTCGGCGGCGCGTCCAACGAGATGGACTACTACGGGACGTACGAGCGAACCGACGACTTCTCCTACCCCGAGGGGAGCTACGGGGTCCAGTCGTGGTGGGACTACGGCCACTGGATCACGCTCCGCTCCGAGCGCATCCCGAACGCCAACCCGTTCCAGGAGGGCGCCACGGAGGCGGCGAACTACCTGCTCGCGCCGAGCGAGGAGCAGGCCGAGGAAGTGCTCGCCCGACAGAGCGAGGAGGGCAACGAGACGCGGTTCGTGATGGTCGACTGGCAGATGGCCTCGCCGAACTCGAAGTTCGGTGCGCCGATCGTCTTCTACGACGACAGCAACGTCTCCCGCGGGGACTTCTTCGAGCCGATGTACACGAGCAACTTCCAGGCGAGCGTCACCGTCCGTGACCAGCGGTACTACGAGAGTCAGATGGTCCGGCTGTACCACTATCACGGGAGCGCCGTCGAACCGCGGCCGGTCGTCGTCGACTGGGAGAACCGGCAGGCACAGACCACGGGCGGCGAGACGGTCAGCGTCCGAACGTTCCCGAGCAACCGGACGAACGCGGTCCGTGAGTTCCAGAACATGAGTACGGCGCGGGCGTACGTCGAGCAGGACGGCTCCGCACAGATCGGTGGCGTCGGCGCCATCCCCGAGGAACGGGTGCCCGCCCTCGAACATTACCGGCTGGTGCGGACGAGTAGTAGCTCGGCGTTCAGCGTTTCGTCGTACCAGCGCGAGTTCCTCATCGCCCAGCAGTTGACGGGCTTCCCGGCGACCCAGATGTTCGTCACGAACCCCTCGTGGCTGAAGACGTTCGAGCGGGTCCCCGGTGCGCGCGTCGAGGGCAGCGGCGCCCCGCCGAACACGACGGTGACCGCCGAGGTGGACATGCGCGCCCCGAACGGGAACTACACGTTCACCTACCGCCAGCAGGCACGGACGAACGCCGACGGCGAGTTCACGATGACCCTGCCGTACTCGACGACCGGTTACGACCAGTACGGTCCCGAGAACGGCTACACGAACGTGAGCGTCCGCGCGATGGGGCCGTACAACATCTCGACCGGCGGGACGCTCGTCGAGATAAACGGCTCGGCGGGCGTCGAGGAGTACCGCACGACCGCCGACGTCTCCGAGGGACGGGTCAACGGCGACCAGTCGGGTCCCATCGAGGTCACGCTCGAACGGCAGACCTCCGAGCTAACGTTCAGCGACACCGACAGCGAGGACGCGCCGACGGATGCCTCCGCGTCGGGCGACTCGGCGTCGGCGTCCTCGTCGGCAGACGACTCGGCGTCGGACGACACCGCCTCGACGGACGGGTCGGCCGACGTCGCGGTCCGGTCGTCCCGCCTCGACTCGACAGCGGCGGACAATGGCGTCGCCCGCGTGGGCGTGAGCTGA
- a CDS encoding DUF368 domain-containing protein — protein MDRRTAAVGWLIIYAKGVCMGTADAVPGVSGGTIALITGIYERLIGAITAVSPGRLRSLLGFVVPGEDRHEAWRVAAEMDLAFLVVLGTGVVTAIITVTRLVDTAIEVVPVLTFGFFFGLIAASAVVLWDDVHLDTRGRVAAAIAGFVFAFVVSGQAGAALGHQTVVVFFAGLIAVSALVLPGISGSLILILLGQYEFMIGTLRETVDDLLAAVLGGSVPGLTPSVVTVVTFVSGAVVGLFTTSHVVQWALSRRREATLAFLVSLIVGALRAPVADVSRRLAEANQGWTPEVVGSFLAAAVVGGAVVLVLERGSSLGDVGSTGSV, from the coding sequence ATGGATCGACGAACCGCCGCGGTGGGCTGGCTCATCATCTACGCGAAAGGCGTCTGTATGGGAACCGCCGACGCGGTCCCCGGCGTCTCCGGCGGCACTATCGCGCTCATCACCGGCATCTACGAGCGGCTCATCGGCGCGATCACGGCGGTCTCGCCGGGTCGGCTCCGGTCGCTCCTGGGCTTCGTCGTCCCCGGTGAGGACCGTCACGAGGCCTGGCGGGTGGCCGCCGAGATGGACCTCGCGTTCCTCGTGGTACTGGGCACGGGCGTCGTGACCGCCATCATCACCGTGACGCGACTCGTCGACACGGCCATCGAAGTCGTGCCGGTCCTCACGTTCGGGTTCTTCTTCGGGCTCATCGCCGCCTCCGCGGTGGTGCTGTGGGACGACGTCCACCTCGACACCCGGGGGCGCGTGGCCGCGGCCATCGCGGGGTTCGTCTTCGCGTTCGTCGTCTCCGGACAGGCCGGGGCGGCGCTCGGCCACCAGACCGTCGTCGTCTTCTTCGCCGGGCTCATCGCCGTCAGCGCGCTCGTCCTCCCGGGCATCTCCGGCTCGCTCATCCTCATCCTCCTCGGACAGTACGAGTTCATGATCGGGACGCTCAGGGAGACGGTCGACGACCTCCTCGCCGCCGTACTCGGGGGAAGCGTTCCCGGTCTCACCCCCTCGGTCGTGACCGTCGTGACGTTCGTCTCCGGCGCGGTCGTGGGGCTGTTTACGACCTCACACGTCGTCCAGTGGGCGCTCAGCCGGCGTCGGGAGGCGACGCTCGCGTTCCTCGTCAGCCTCATCGTCGGCGCGCTCCGCGCGCCCGTCGCCGACGTCAGCCGTCGCCTCGCCGAGGCGAATCAGGGCTGGACGCCGGAGGTCGTCGGAAGCTTCCTCGCGGCGGCGGTCGTCGGCGGCGCAGTCGTCCTCGTCCTCGAACGGGGGTCGTCGCTGGGGGACGTCGGCAGCACCGGGTCGGTTTGA
- a CDS encoding rubrerythrin-like domain-containing protein encodes MVVHNAAIDPHRSEHGYYECLSCGARATSEDRLGCCADCGGDVRNISIARE; translated from the coding sequence ATGGTTGTACACAACGCCGCTATCGACCCACACCGAAGCGAACACGGCTACTACGAGTGTCTCTCGTGCGGCGCCCGGGCGACGAGCGAGGACCGCCTCGGTTGCTGTGCCGACTGCGGCGGCGACGTCCGCAACATCAGCATCGCCCGCGAGTGA
- a CDS encoding class I SAM-dependent methyltransferase, which yields MAFHTFDVDRADELEKPDRYRFLSREELLDLLDPSPGDVVADLGSGTGFYTDEVAPFVDTLYAVDVQSEMHDLYREKGLPPNVEPVTAEVGDLPFDDDALDAAFSTMTYHEFATPESLAELARVVRPGGHVVTVDWSARGDAADGPPVDERYDLGEAVTAFADAGFATVHAAERRETFVSVVRRDP from the coding sequence ATGGCCTTCCACACGTTCGACGTCGACCGCGCCGACGAACTGGAGAAGCCGGACCGGTACCGCTTCCTGTCGCGCGAGGAACTCCTCGACCTGCTCGACCCCTCTCCCGGTGACGTCGTCGCCGACCTCGGCAGCGGGACCGGCTTCTACACCGACGAGGTGGCCCCGTTCGTCGACACGCTGTACGCCGTCGACGTCCAGAGCGAGATGCACGACCTGTATCGAGAGAAGGGCCTCCCCCCGAACGTCGAACCCGTGACCGCCGAGGTCGGCGACCTCCCCTTCGACGACGACGCGCTCGACGCCGCGTTCTCGACGATGACCTACCACGAGTTCGCGACGCCCGAGTCGCTGGCGGAACTCGCCCGCGTGGTCCGCCCCGGCGGCCACGTCGTCACCGTCGACTGGTCGGCGCGCGGCGACGCGGCGGACGGGCCACCAGTGGACGAGCGCTACGACCTGGGCGAGGCGGTCACGGCGTTCGCCGACGCCGGCTTCGCCACCGTCCACGCCGCGGAGCGCCGGGAGACGTTCGTCTCCGTCGTCCGGCGTGACCCCTGA
- a CDS encoding HEWD family protein — protein MTSGELRRPTERTCERCSREETWDVDVESWRIVVVDGERRVGNPYCVHEWDINGRFAPFDS, from the coding sequence ATGACTAGCGGCGAACTTCGACGGCCGACCGAGCGGACGTGCGAGCGATGCAGCCGAGAGGAGACGTGGGACGTGGACGTCGAGAGCTGGCGCATCGTCGTCGTCGACGGCGAGCGCCGGGTCGGGAACCCCTACTGCGTCCACGAATGGGACATCAACGGTCGGTTCGCCCCCTTCGACTCGTAA
- the cutA gene encoding divalent-cation tolerance protein CutA: protein MPTLYVTAPPEVAEDLARTLVEERLAACVNRVPCTSTYRWEGEVVEDSEEILLVKTTEERCDAAVARLVEEHPYDVPCIERFDVEYEDEFGAWVAESTDADDGPTDADAD from the coding sequence ATGCCGACGCTGTACGTCACTGCACCACCTGAGGTGGCCGAGGACCTCGCCCGGACCCTCGTCGAGGAACGCCTCGCGGCCTGCGTCAACCGGGTCCCCTGCACCTCGACCTACCGCTGGGAGGGAGAGGTGGTCGAGGACAGCGAGGAGATACTGCTCGTCAAGACGACCGAGGAACGGTGCGACGCCGCCGTGGCACGACTCGTCGAGGAGCACCCGTACGACGTGCCGTGCATCGAACGATTCGACGTCGAGTACGAGGACGAGTTCGGCGCGTGGGTCGCCGAGTCGACGGACGCCGACGACGGGCCGACGGACGCCGACGCCGACTGA
- a CDS encoding phosphoglycolate phosphatase: protein MSPPLALDIDGTLTTPDGSLDPRLFDALAAWDAPVVVATGKSFPYPVALCHFAGLPERVVAENGGVVCTPDTVRFAGDRERATRVIETFESRGGNVGWSDADLVNRWRETELAVSMDANETLLREVAAEFDMEVVDTGYAYHVKTPGVEKGEGLELVAEELGYDPDEFVAVGDSENDASTFAVAGRSFAVANADDIAKAAADVVLAEGYMDGTLAALDAVRD from the coding sequence ATGTCCCCTCCGCTCGCGCTCGACATCGACGGTACGCTGACCACGCCGGACGGTAGTCTCGACCCGCGACTGTTCGACGCGCTCGCCGCGTGGGACGCGCCGGTCGTCGTCGCCACGGGCAAGTCGTTCCCGTATCCGGTCGCGCTCTGTCACTTCGCCGGCCTCCCCGAACGTGTCGTCGCGGAGAACGGCGGCGTCGTCTGCACCCCCGACACCGTCCGGTTCGCCGGCGACCGCGAGCGCGCCACGCGGGTGATCGAGACGTTCGAATCGAGGGGCGGCAACGTCGGCTGGAGCGACGCCGACCTCGTGAACCGCTGGCGGGAGACCGAACTCGCCGTCTCGATGGACGCGAACGAGACGCTCCTCAGAGAAGTCGCCGCCGAGTTCGACATGGAGGTGGTCGACACCGGTTACGCGTACCACGTGAAGACGCCGGGCGTCGAGAAGGGCGAGGGGCTGGAACTCGTCGCCGAAGAACTCGGGTACGACCCCGACGAGTTCGTCGCCGTCGGCGACAGCGAGAACGACGCCTCCACGTTCGCCGTCGCCGGCCGATCGTTCGCCGTGGCCAACGCCGACGACATCGCGAAGGCCGCGGCCGACGTCGTCCTGGCGGAGGGGTACATGGACGGAACGCTCGCGGCGCTCGACGCGGTGCGGGACTGA
- a CDS encoding helix-turn-helix domain-containing protein, giving the protein MADIKAVVRVKHPDIVLTKTVAHDRGSRVKSVSEAGTDPTSGKFFYHIESSDFSRFEDGLRKDNTVGEFERVIETRDEKAIYSFEYTDQAKILSPVISTANGVILDMENEGSAWIITVWMPERTDLAHLWDYAEQNGIDIELLRVNEYASLGSTDAGLTDSQREALLVAFETGYFEEPRNATLSEVAADLGISQPAASGLLRRGIKRLIVSSMMEGDESTDE; this is encoded by the coding sequence ATGGCCGACATCAAAGCGGTCGTCCGAGTCAAACATCCCGACATCGTGCTCACAAAGACGGTCGCTCACGACCGGGGTTCGAGAGTCAAATCGGTGTCGGAAGCGGGAACCGACCCGACGTCGGGGAAGTTCTTCTATCACATCGAGTCGTCCGATTTCTCCCGGTTCGAAGACGGGTTACGGAAGGACAACACCGTTGGCGAATTCGAGCGAGTCATCGAAACCAGAGACGAGAAGGCGATCTACAGCTTTGAGTACACGGACCAAGCGAAAATCCTCTCTCCCGTCATTTCGACCGCGAACGGTGTCATACTCGACATGGAGAACGAAGGAAGCGCTTGGATCATCACGGTCTGGATGCCCGAGCGAACGGATCTGGCCCATCTCTGGGACTATGCAGAACAGAACGGCATCGATATCGAGTTACTGCGCGTGAACGAATACGCTAGCCTGGGTAGTACGGACGCCGGGTTGACGGACAGTCAACGAGAAGCGCTCCTCGTCGCGTTCGAGACGGGATACTTCGAGGAACCACGGAACGCAACGCTCAGCGAAGTCGCCGCCGATTTGGGTATCTCTCAGCCTGCAGCCAGCGGTCTCCTTCGACGGGGAATCAAGCGACTCATCGTCTCGTCCATGATGGAAGGCGATGAGAGTACAGACGAATGA
- a CDS encoding Cdc6/Cdc18 family protein, which produces MDLDERIERRRRGESERALVRDFDVLSPVTHLTEPNGRGPVLERLLDVLDPTFGGDLPDDAYVWGPKGTGKSAVVSALFGHLSERNARRQSTILTTTRAVAPPATLFVYVDARDASSEFALYHDILDSVVDESVPEGGVGTDDLRDRLGEELSGTTQAVVAVDHVNESNALTTPQIDSLLDMPSMAYLVVGRDPPDADVPGSDESVAARVDETIEVPHYERHALVDILTQRASLGLARNAVSHTDIREVASWADGDAHDALAVVFGAADHALERGDDRITTDDIEVGMDAVPWPSVSLGRVLALPENRRRILRRLLELDASAVSSVTAATDALTADPHIDLSATTIKRVLYELAEAGVVKRIETDDDDDRGLGRPPSRLEPQFPTRVFRRLVDIDD; this is translated from the coding sequence ATGGACCTCGACGAACGAATCGAACGACGTCGGCGCGGCGAGAGCGAACGCGCACTCGTCCGCGACTTCGACGTGCTGAGCCCCGTGACACATCTGACCGAGCCAAACGGACGAGGGCCCGTCCTCGAACGCCTGCTCGACGTGCTCGACCCGACGTTCGGCGGTGACCTCCCGGACGACGCGTACGTCTGGGGGCCGAAAGGAACCGGAAAATCCGCCGTCGTCAGCGCGCTGTTCGGCCACCTCTCCGAGCGAAACGCCCGGCGGCAGTCGACCATCCTCACGACGACGCGTGCGGTCGCGCCGCCGGCGACGCTGTTCGTCTACGTGGACGCGCGGGACGCCTCCAGCGAGTTCGCGCTGTATCACGACATCCTCGACAGCGTCGTCGACGAATCCGTTCCCGAAGGCGGCGTCGGGACCGACGACCTTCGGGACCGTCTCGGCGAGGAACTGAGCGGTACGACCCAGGCGGTCGTCGCCGTCGACCACGTCAACGAGTCGAACGCCCTCACCACACCACAGATCGACTCGCTGCTCGACATGCCCTCGATGGCGTACCTCGTCGTCGGCCGCGATCCGCCGGACGCCGACGTGCCCGGGAGCGACGAGTCGGTCGCGGCGCGGGTCGACGAGACCATCGAGGTCCCGCACTACGAGCGCCACGCGCTGGTCGACATCCTCACCCAGCGGGCGTCGCTCGGCCTCGCGCGCAACGCGGTCTCCCACACAGACATCCGCGAGGTGGCATCGTGGGCCGACGGCGACGCTCACGACGCGCTCGCGGTTGTCTTCGGCGCCGCCGACCACGCGCTCGAACGCGGCGATGACCGGATCACGACCGACGACATCGAGGTCGGGATGGACGCGGTCCCGTGGCCCTCCGTGTCGCTCGGGCGGGTCCTCGCGCTCCCGGAGAACCGCCGGCGCATCCTCCGGCGACTCCTCGAACTCGACGCGAGCGCCGTCTCGTCGGTGACCGCCGCCACCGACGCGCTCACCGCCGACCCGCACATCGACCTCTCGGCGACCACCATCAAGCGCGTGCTCTACGAACTCGCCGAGGCGGGCGTGGTCAAGCGCATCGAAACCGACGACGACGACGACCGGGGGCTAGGCCGGCCGCCGAGCCGACTCGAACCGCAGTTTCCGACCCGCGTGTTCCGGCGGCTGGTCGACATCGACGACTAG
- the glpK gene encoding glycerol kinase GlpK, with product MSQDTFVGAIDQGTTGTRFMVFDHAGEVVANAYEKHEQIYPEPGWVEHDANEIWRNTKHVINTALDEAGLSSDQLEAIGITNQRETTVVWDAETGKPIHNALVWQDRRTTDRVEEIQAEDKVEWIREKTGLECDAYFSATKAEWILDNADPIKLSRSRPEDVRDRAESGELMMGTIDSWLIYKLTGNHITDVTNASRTMLYNIHDNEWDDELLEEFNVPAAMLPEVRPSSDDEFYGTTSDVGFLDADIPVAGALGDQQAALFGQTCFDEGDAKNTYGTGSFMLMNTGEEAVASEHGLLTTIGFQRSGEPVQYALEGAIFITGAAIEWLEDMTLIENAAETEELARSVDSTDDVYVVPAFTGLGAPHWDGRARGTIVGMTRGTRREHVVRATLESIAYQTRDVAEAMEADSGIDMGALRVDGGAVKNNFLCQLQADIIDTDIVRPVVDETTALGSAYAAGLAVGYWETLDELRDNWQVDREFEVDPDADYESNYGRWKEAVARAEDWARDGGD from the coding sequence ATGAGTCAGGACACATTCGTCGGTGCGATCGACCAGGGGACGACAGGAACGCGCTTCATGGTGTTCGACCACGCGGGCGAAGTGGTCGCGAACGCCTACGAGAAGCACGAACAGATCTACCCGGAGCCGGGGTGGGTAGAACACGACGCGAACGAAATCTGGCGGAACACGAAGCACGTCATCAACACGGCGCTCGACGAGGCCGGACTGAGTTCCGACCAGTTGGAGGCCATCGGCATCACGAACCAGCGCGAGACGACCGTCGTGTGGGACGCCGAGACCGGCAAGCCCATCCACAACGCGCTCGTCTGGCAGGACCGTCGCACGACCGATCGAGTCGAGGAGATTCAGGCCGAGGACAAGGTCGAGTGGATCCGCGAGAAGACCGGGCTGGAGTGTGACGCGTACTTCTCCGCGACGAAGGCCGAGTGGATACTCGACAACGCGGACCCCATCAAGCTCTCCCGGTCGCGGCCCGAGGACGTCCGTGACCGCGCCGAGAGCGGCGAACTGATGATGGGCACCATCGACTCGTGGCTCATCTACAAGCTCACGGGCAACCACATCACGGACGTCACCAACGCGTCGCGGACGATGCTGTACAACATCCACGACAACGAGTGGGACGACGAACTCTTAGAGGAGTTCAACGTTCCGGCCGCGATGCTGCCGGAGGTCCGACCCTCCTCGGACGACGAGTTCTACGGGACCACCTCCGACGTCGGCTTCCTCGACGCCGACATCCCCGTCGCCGGCGCGCTCGGCGACCAGCAGGCCGCGCTGTTCGGGCAGACCTGTTTCGACGAGGGCGACGCGAAGAACACCTACGGCACCGGCTCGTTCATGCTGATGAACACCGGCGAAGAGGCCGTCGCCTCCGAGCACGGTCTCCTGACCACCATCGGCTTCCAGCGCTCGGGCGAACCGGTCCAGTACGCCCTCGAAGGGGCCATCTTCATCACCGGCGCGGCGATCGAGTGGCTCGAAGACATGACGCTCATCGAGAACGCCGCGGAGACCGAGGAACTGGCTCGGTCGGTCGACTCCACCGACGACGTCTACGTCGTCCCGGCCTTTACCGGGCTGGGCGCCCCCCACTGGGACGGCCGCGCCCGCGGCACCATCGTCGGCATGACGCGCGGCACGCGGCGCGAACACGTCGTCCGCGCGACGCTCGAATCCATCGCGTACCAGACGCGTGACGTCGCCGAGGCGATGGAGGCCGACTCCGGCATCGACATGGGCGCGCTCCGTGTCGACGGCGGGGCCGTGAAGAACAACTTCCTCTGCCAACTGCAGGCAGACATCATAGACACCGACATCGTCCGCCCGGTCGTCGACGAGACCACCGCGCTCGGTTCGGCCTACGCGGCGGGCCTCGCCGTCGGTTACTGGGAGACGCTCGACGAACTCCGCGACAACTGGCAGGTCGACCGCGAGTTCGAGGTCGACCCCGACGCGGACTACGAATCCAACTACGGTCGCTGGAAGGAGGCGGTCGCCCGCGCCGAAGACTGGGCTCGCGACGGTGGTGACTGA